From Geotalea uraniireducens Rf4:
GACACGCTCGGTGAGCTCGGTCACCACCTCGACCCACTTCCCCCCTTCGGCTGCGGAGACCCAGGAGAACTGGAGGCGCGAGAGATCTACGCCGACGAATTCCAGGAGCTTCCTGAAGGCGGCGAAACGACGGCGGGCGTGGAAGTTGCCGGCCATGTAGTGGCAGTCCCCCGGATGGCAGCCGGAGACGAGCACCCCGTCGGCCCCTTTCTGGAAGGCCTTGAGGATGAAGACCGGATCGATGCGGCCGGTGCAGGGGAACTTGACGACCCTCACGTTTGAAGGGTACTGCATTCGGCTGGTGCCGGCCAGGTCCGCACCGGCGTAGGTGCACCAGGTGCAGACGAAGGCTACTATCTTTGGTTCGAAGTCGTGTTTCATAACAATCCTGTTCGAGGTTCGAGGTTCGAGGTTCGAGGTTCGAGGTTCGAGGTTCGAGGTTCGAGGTTCGAGGTTCGAGGTTCGAGGTTCGGTTCTTGTTTTTCAACATCGAACCTCGAACCTCGAACCGGTTTTATAACGCTTCTATCATCGCCACGATCTGTTCATCGGTATAGCCGTCCAGCTCCACCGATTTGGACGGGCAGGTGGCCTGGCAGGTGCCGCAGCCGCCGCAGACGCCGGGGTTGACGTAGGCCACGACTCTTATCAGGTTGCCGTTTCTGTCCCTGATCTCCTTTTCCTCTACCGCGCCGTAGGGGCAGACCTTCTTGCAGTAGAAGCAGGCGACGCAATTTTTCTCGTTCACCTTGGCGACGATCGGCTCTCTTTCGAGCTCGTCCCTGGAGAAGAGGGTCATCACCTTGGCTGCGGCGGCACTCGCCTGGGAGACGGTGTCGGGGATATCTTTCGGCCCCTGGCAGGCGCCGGCGAGATAAATTCCGGCTGTGGCGCATTCAACGGGGCGGAGTTTGGCGTGGGCCTCGGAGTAGAAGTTGTACTTGTCGTAGGAGATCCCCAGCTTCTGGGCCAGGGTGTCGGCGCCTTGCCTTGGCTGGACCGCGGTGGCCAGGACTACCAGATCCGCCTCGATCTCCACCTGGACCCCGACCGAGATGTCGCTCCCCATGACCACGACCTTGTCCCCCTTCTGGTAGAGGCGGGAGACCATGCCGCGGATGTAGCCCGCTTCTTCTTCCTCCACGGCCCGCCGCCAGAACTCGTCGTATCCCTTGCCCGGTGTTCTCGCGTCCATGAAGAAGACATAGGCCTGGCCGTCGTGCACCTTGTGCTTGTAGAGCATGGTGTGCTTGGCGGTGTACATGCAGCAGATCTTGGAGCAGTAGGAGATCCCCTTTTCCCTGGCGCGGGAGCCGACGCATTGGATGAAGACCACCTGTTTCGGTTCCTTGCCGTCTGAGGGGCGGAGGATCTTGCCGCCGGTGGGGCCGGATGCCGAGGCGAGCCGCTCGAAGGTCATGCCGTCGATGACGTCGGGGATCTTGCCGTGGCCGAATTCGCCATACCCCTTGATCGGGGAGCCCTTGGGCTTTTCGGTGATGTCGTAGAGCTCGAAGCCGGTGGCGACGACGATGGCCCCGACCTTTTCCACGATGAGTTCATCTTCCTGGGTGTAGTCAACGGCTCCGGGGCCGCAGACCTTCTGGCAGACCCCGCACTTGCCGGTCTTGAACCAGGTGCAGTTCTCCCGGTCGATGACCGGGGTGTTGGGGACGGCCTGGGGGAAGGGGACGTAGATGGCGGGGCGCATTCCCATATTCCGGTCAAAGGCGTTGGGGATCTTCTTCTGCGGGCACTTGGCCATGCAGATCCCGCAGCCGGTGCACTTGGCCATGTCGACGCTGCGGGCCTTCTTCTTGATGGTGATCTGGAAGTTGCCGATGTAGCCGTCGACGTTCTCGATCTCGCTGTAGGTATGAAGGGTGATGTTCGGGTGGTTGGCCACGTCGACCATCTTCGGGGTCATGATGCACTGGGAGCAGTCCAGGGTCGGGAAGGTCTCGGAGAGCTGGGCCATGTGGCCGCCGATGGAGGGCTCCCGCTCGACCAGCACCACCTGGTGGCCGGCGTCGGCGATGTCCAGGGCTGCCTGGATGCCGGCGATGCCGCCGCCGATGACGAGCGACCTTTTGGTGATCGGGACGGTGATGGGTGCAAGTTTCTTGTCCTTCTTCACCCGCTCGACCAGCATGGCGACGATCTCGCTCGCCTTGGCCGTGGCTTCTTCCCGGTCCTCGTGGACCCAGGAGCAGTGCTCGCGGATGTTGGCCATCTCGCACAAAAAGGGGTTCAGACCCGCGCTCTGGGCAGCTTTCCTGAAGGTCTTCTCGTGCATCCGCGGGGAGCAGGCGGCAACGACGATGCCGTCGAGATTGTGCTCGGCAACGGCCTTTTTGAGCAGGTTTTGCCCCGGGTCGGAGCACATGTACTTGTAGTCGGTGGCAAAAGCGACGCCGGAGAGCGCTCCCGCTTCCCGGGCTACCCGTTCCACGTCAACGGTTCTGGATATGTTTTCACCACAGTGGCAGACGAATACGCCGATTCTGGACATGCATCAATTCCTTGTAGGGGCGGGGTCTTCCCGCCCTTATTTATCGTTGTTCCGGCAGGGCGGGGGTCCGTCCTTTTTTCGCATTGTTCCGGCAGGGCGGGGGTCCGTCCTTTTTTCGCATTGTTCCAACAGGGCGGGGAAACCCCGCCCCTACAGTAGGTTCTTTTCTTTTAATAACGGCAAGGGACTGACCATCATGCTGTCGAAGCCGAGTTTGGCTGCTGGAACCCCGGCGGCCAGGGCCAGGAGCTGGGTCATGTAGAAGACCGGCATGTTGTAACGGGTGCCGGTGGCCTCTTCGATCTCCTTCTGGCGGATGTCCAGGTTGCCGTGGCAAAGCGGACAGGCGACCATGAGGCAGTCGGCGCCGGCCGCTTTGGCCGAGGCGAGGATGTCGCCCGAAAGCTTCAATACCACGCCGGGGCGCGACAGGGTGAAGTTGGCGCCGCAGCACTCGAGCCGGTGGCTCCAGGCGACGGTCTCGGCTCCGGTGGCGCCGATGACCCGCTCCATGATGGTCGGGGCTTCGGTGCAGTCCAGTTCCGGCACTTCTGGGGGCCGGGTGAGGAGGCAGCCGTAGTAGCAGGCTACCTTGAGGCCGGAGAGGGGCTTTTGCACCGCTTCCTGGAGTTGCTCCAGGCCGTAGTCTTTGGCCAGGATCTCCAGCAGGTGCTTGACCTTCTTCTCCGGTACGCTGCCGGCAATGGCGTGCTCCACCTGCTTGCGCTTCTCCGGGTTGTCGGCCAGTCTGTGCTGGGTGGTCTTGAGTCTGGAGAAGCAGGCGGCGCAGGCGACTGCCAGGTCCCCCTTGACTTCGTCGGCCAGGGAGAGGTTCTTGGCGCACAGGGAGAGCGACAACAGTTCGTCCACGTTGTGGGCCGGGGTGGCGCCGCAGCAGAGCCAGTCCGGCACTTCCTTGAGACCGATCTTCAGCGCCTTGAACAGACCGCGGGTGGATATGTCGTACTCCTTGCCCGAGGCGTGCAGTGAGCAGCCGGGATAGTAGGAGTAGGTGAGTTTTGAGTTTGTAGAGTTCATAGAGTTCTTTGAGTTCTTTGAGTTTATTGAGTTCTTTGAGTTTATTGAGTTTATTGAGTTCTTTGAGTTTATTGAGTTTATTGAGTTTATTGAGTTACATGGGTTCAACACCATAACTCATCGAACTCATAAAACTCATAAAACGGTTTTCCGCATCTCTTCGATCCGGTTGAAGATATTTTCAATCTCGGTGATGTTCTTGTTTTTGGAGTGGAACATTTTAAGCTTCCCCCGGGAGAGGAGCTTGGGGCCGAGCAGCAGGTCCTTCAGGAACTGCCCGCTCTTGACGTTGAACACGGCGCCGAGCCGCATCTCGTACTGGCGGCCGTAGGTTTTTATGTTCTCGATGAAGAGCCGGTTGGCGAGCTGGACATAGCTCTCCTTGGAGGGGCCGTTGGCGTCCCAGGAGAGTTTGCGCAGCGCATCCATGATCGCTGCCAGGTCCACCTTGTTGGGGCAGCGGGTGGAGCAGGTCTCGCACGAGGCGCAGTACCAGATGGATCGACCGGCCAGAATCCGCTCCCACTGGCCGAGCTGCAACAGGCGCATGATCCGGTTGGGCGGGTGTTCCATGAAGCTTCGCATGGGGCAGCCGGCCGTGCACTTGCCGCACTGGAAACAGCGCCGTACCGAACTGCCGGAGAGGGACTCCACCTTGCGAACGAAGTCGAGGTTCATCGTTTCGGTGGAGAGTGTCATCTTGGTGTGCTTCATTGAAATTCCTTTCCCTCTTCATTGACGGGATGACAAAAAGCCCATGACGATAGCGACTGCTGATGAAAAGGAGAGGGCTTTTTATTTACACTAAATTATTGCTGTGATATTGCCTGATATATAAGAGTAATTAATCTACGCTTTTAATAATACTAAAAATTGATAACATATGACGACATATTTTGTCAACATATACGTTTAATGGCGGCATCCGCACAGCGCGTCAGTTGAAGCATACCGGGTCAGGGCCGCCACTAAAAACAGCGGCGGATTTTGCCTGCTCCCTCTCGGATTGACGGCTCAATATGCCCTATATCTCATAAAGTGGCGCCGTTTCAGCCTTAATCCTCCAGCTGTTCGGCCAGCAGTTCCACGGTGTGCCGTACTCTGATGTCGGCGCCGTCCTGGTCCATGC
This genomic window contains:
- a CDS encoding CoB--CoM heterodisulfide reductase iron-sulfur subunit B family protein, with product MNSTNSKLTYSYYPGCSLHASGKEYDISTRGLFKALKIGLKEVPDWLCCGATPAHNVDELLSLSLCAKNLSLADEVKGDLAVACAACFSRLKTTQHRLADNPEKRKQVEHAIAGSVPEKKVKHLLEILAKDYGLEQLQEAVQKPLSGLKVACYYGCLLTRPPEVPELDCTEAPTIMERVIGATGAETVAWSHRLECCGANFTLSRPGVVLKLSGDILASAKAAGADCLMVACPLCHGNLDIRQKEIEEATGTRYNMPVFYMTQLLALAAGVPAAKLGFDSMMVSPLPLLKEKNLL
- a CDS encoding 4Fe-4S dicluster domain-containing protein; translation: MKHTKMTLSTETMNLDFVRKVESLSGSSVRRCFQCGKCTAGCPMRSFMEHPPNRIMRLLQLGQWERILAGRSIWYCASCETCSTRCPNKVDLAAIMDALRKLSWDANGPSKESYVQLANRLFIENIKTYGRQYEMRLGAVFNVKSGQFLKDLLLGPKLLSRGKLKMFHSKNKNITEIENIFNRIEEMRKTVL
- a CDS encoding hydrogenase iron-sulfur subunit encodes the protein MKHDFEPKIVAFVCTWCTYAGADLAGTSRMQYPSNVRVVKFPCTGRIDPVFILKAFQKGADGVLVSGCHPGDCHYMAGNFHARRRFAAFRKLLEFVGVDLSRLQFSWVSAAEGGKWVEVVTELTERVRAMGPMLEFKELEIEECWSGKIDTPELKEAYNNI
- a CDS encoding CoB--CoM heterodisulfide reductase iron-sulfur subunit A family protein — encoded protein: MSRIGVFVCHCGENISRTVDVERVAREAGALSGVAFATDYKYMCSDPGQNLLKKAVAEHNLDGIVVAACSPRMHEKTFRKAAQSAGLNPFLCEMANIREHCSWVHEDREEATAKASEIVAMLVERVKKDKKLAPITVPITKRSLVIGGGIAGIQAALDIADAGHQVVLVEREPSIGGHMAQLSETFPTLDCSQCIMTPKMVDVANHPNITLHTYSEIENVDGYIGNFQITIKKKARSVDMAKCTGCGICMAKCPQKKIPNAFDRNMGMRPAIYVPFPQAVPNTPVIDRENCTWFKTGKCGVCQKVCGPGAVDYTQEDELIVEKVGAIVVATGFELYDITEKPKGSPIKGYGEFGHGKIPDVIDGMTFERLASASGPTGGKILRPSDGKEPKQVVFIQCVGSRAREKGISYCSKICCMYTAKHTMLYKHKVHDGQAYVFFMDARTPGKGYDEFWRRAVEEEEAGYIRGMVSRLYQKGDKVVVMGSDISVGVQVEIEADLVVLATAVQPRQGADTLAQKLGISYDKYNFYSEAHAKLRPVECATAGIYLAGACQGPKDIPDTVSQASAAAAKVMTLFSRDELEREPIVAKVNEKNCVACFYCKKVCPYGAVEEKEIRDRNGNLIRVVAYVNPGVCGGCGTCQATCPSKSVELDGYTDEQIVAMIEAL